One Aegilops tauschii subsp. strangulata cultivar AL8/78 chromosome 7, Aet v6.0, whole genome shotgun sequence genomic window carries:
- the LOC109769147 gene encoding uncharacterized protein, with translation MAFENDYAARADGNTEICVKYTNKASSVEYCMGRFKYWLRNNDQKIVALDVEYTWPRGPTQMAAVVQLCVGIYVLVYHISVADEHCGLLATFLLDEEYTFVGVDINNDKKKLKHVGLVVQNFVDIQNMWRVPDPVTIKPKYGLADYAGSIIHHSYNKMKDALTEDDHHIWAEAPLPLKNIYYASMDAYATYDVYRQLLNLQKGFESQRQHLTKPSRQSKKSRRKNEST, from the coding sequence ATGGCGTTCGAGAATGATTATGCTGCTAGGGCAGATGGAAATACCGAAATTTGTGTGAAGTACACGAACAAGGCTAGCAGTGTTGAGTACTGCATGGGCAGATTCAAATATTGGCTGCGGAACAACGACCAGAAGATAGTTGCACTGGATGTGGAGTACACCTGGCCTCGTGGTCCGACACAGATGGCGGCCGTGGTCCAGTTATGCGTTGGCATCTACGTCCTCGTGTACCACATAAGCGTTGCTGATGAGCACTGCGGCCTGCTTGCCACCTTCCTGCTCGACGAGGAGTACACCTTTGTTGGGGTGGACATCAACAATGACAAGAAAAAACTCAAGCATGTTGGTCTGGTCGTACAAAACTTTGTGGATATCCAGAATATGTGGAGAGTGCCTGATCCAGTGACGATTAAGCCAAAGTATGGCTTGGCTGACTACGCTGGTTCCATCATCCACCACAGCTACAACAAGATGAAGGACGCTCTCACAGAAGATGACCACCATATATGGGCAGAAGCGCCCTTGCCCTTGAAGAACATCTATTATGCTTCCATGGACGCGTATGCCACCTACGACGTATACAGGCAGTTGCTGAACTTACAGAAGGGGTTCGAGAGTCAGCGCCAGCATCTCACCaaaccatctaggcagtcaaagaAGTCCAGAAGGAAGAATGAATCGACCTAA